One region of Xyrauchen texanus isolate HMW12.3.18 chromosome 11, RBS_HiC_50CHRs, whole genome shotgun sequence genomic DNA includes:
- the LOC127651561 gene encoding lysine-specific demethylase 4C-like isoform X3, with protein MAGVGASAANPACKIMTFRPTMEEFKDFNQYLVYMESRGAHRAGLAKVIPPKGWMPRRNYDDIDDLVIQAPIQQMVAGQSGLFTQYNIQKKALTVQEFRRLANSDMYCTPRYLNYEDLERKYWKNLTFVSPIYGADVSGTLYDEDIEEWNIGHLNSILDVIEEDCGVSIQGVNTPYLYFGMWKTSFSWHTEDMDLYSINYLHFGEPKSWYAIPPEHGKRLERLATGFFPNSFKSCEAFLRHKMTLISPSVLKKYSIPFDKITQEAGEFMITFPYGYHAGFNHGFNCAESTNFASIRWINYGKVATQCTCSKDMVKISMDPFVRRFQPDRYQVWTQGKDTCPLDHTLATPSTTPELQNWLQRRRRKTPTTKSLHYSRTCSKRLKTVDTMSMQGVGHRSRRTALTSRDMEEEVKPQKEIHYSSEIKGLTGPCRQMCVVKVTRVESDLLAQSTGKLKESSLVRPATPPLTFTSSQSDPYSGHTNSQASLNLEQGQVSTNTSSIAQLWPEPSSERAITTDVTIDSQNTYECSNQILKPNCASASETSAPSIPVTHSPTLNSSGAAFLLLESDSQQAKIETDGTATEILTESGIDTSALYKEQSSICLDSKDSEHKLTSGMQQTTQFSEMPLLTPELTEEERVNPQSLASEMPSLTLAVRLYSQNTSVALEKSHSPVKTDDTGTSSESTCPNWPITEPLEGVSLQNSIPDTCIAISASPSLVTQWEPPEKKSRQEGHEHTLLSTEQNAVDTHTAQFKMTTNRHLQLSTVAEIDFMYAHNTAVIDNSCPPFVLSDRENKQTSLCLEEQSSSLTSSPSPFVDATSFTSTIWKNLSSQNPAVLIESLQPELVVGLNKGESNLTDYAHDTLPYTMWSNSSCQQDKFPDSLNSSACTQAWGNLEPSSMPCSESEMTPNLPPDLKRHKMEAAKACELDEQSSTQQLHEDEIKGQEYFEGAKSEIEGSVSDSDSCESGDKGADSSSESSEENAMSDPEFMEGGLEPGEVCSYHIQTVKKTTKSWRHPVRKPTARAVPSAVKQQATSDDETIEESLAEEDEPETEEWAKPLVHLWQHRKAHLQYEREYNTTAAKTAPHCAVCTLFMPYYQPDNSEEKRHEVLMSAASESHESCLRELGLRSRPLIPEICFAYEEGPCPLNTLLEEDGSSPLVTCNNCCVQVHASCYGVAAHDVGPVWTCDRCVSGDLAAECCLCNLRGGALKRTTDDRWAHVMCAVGLPEVKFIDVVKRAPIDISAIPVQRYKLTHTTCTGP; from the exons ATGGCTGGTGTTGGAGCAAGTGCTGCTAACCCTGCCTGTAAGATCATGACCTTCAGACCTACCATGGAGGAGTTTAAGGATTTTAACCAGTACCTGGTGTATATGGAGTCTCGGGGAGCTCATCGTGCTGGCCTGGCCAAG gtaATTCCGCCGAAGGGCTGGATGCCACGTCGTAATTATGATGATATTGATGATTTGGTCATCCAAGCACCTATTCAGCAGATGGTGGCTGGCCAATCGGGACTGTTCACCCAGTACAACATCCAGAAGAAAGCGCTCACTGTGCAGGAATTTCGCAGACTGGCCAACAGTGACAT GTACTGCACACCTCGCTACCTGAACTATGAAGACCTGGAGAGGAAGTACTGGAAGAATCTGACATTCGTCTCACCCATCTACGGTGCTGATGTGAGCGGCACACTCTATGATGAG GATATTGAAGAGTGGAATATCGGGCACTTGAACTCAATCTTGGACGTGATAGAGGAGGACTGCGGTGTGTCCATTCAGGGAGTGAACACGCCCTATCTATACTTTGGCATGTGGAAGACCAGCTTCTCCTGGCACACAGAGGACATGGACCTCTACAGCATCAACTACCTGCACTTTGGCGAGCCCAAATCCTG GTATGCAATCCCTCCAGAGCATGGGAAGAGACTAGAGCGTCTCGCTACAG GTTTCTTTCCTAACAGCTTTAAAAGCTGCGAGGCGTTCCTGAGGCACAAGATGACACTGATATCCCCCTCTGTACTAAAGAAATACAGCATACCATTTGATAAG ATAACACAGGAGGCGGGGGAGTTTATGATCACCTTTCCATATGGTTATCACGCTGGCTTCAACCATGGCTTCAACTGTGCAGAATCCACCAATTTTGCGAGTATCAGGTGGATCAATTATGGCAAAGTTGCTACACAG TGTACATGCAGTAAGGACATGGTGAAGATCTCCATGGATCCGTTTGTGAGACGATTCCAGCCAGACCGCTACCAAGTGTGGACACAAGGCAAAGACACATGCCCATTGGATCACACCCTGGCCACGCCCAGCACCACTCCTGAGCTGCAGAACTGGCTTCAGAGACGTCGCAGGAAAACACCAACTACCAAAAG TCTCCACTACTCACGCACATGCTCCAAACGACTGAAAACAGTGGACACCATGTCAATGCAAGGGGTTGGTCATAGGAGCAGAAGGACAGCTTTAACATCAAGAGACATGGAAGAGGAAGTGAAACCCCAGAAAGAAATACATTACTCAAGCGAAATAAAAG GGCTCACTGGTCCATGTCGACAAATGTGTGTGGTTAAGGTAacaagagtggaaagtgatttgTTGGCCCAATCCACCGGAAAACTCAAAGAATCTTCTCTTGTGCGACCCGCAACCCCTCCACTAACCTTCACATCCAGCCAGAGTGACCCTTATTCTGGTCACACCAACTCCCAAGCATCTTTAAATTTAGAACAAGGTCAGGTATCCACAAACACAAGCTCCATTGCACAGCTTTGGCCTGAACCATCCTCAGAAAGAGCCATCACTACGGATGTGACTATTGACTCACAAAATACTTATGAATGTTCAAATCAAATATTAAAACCAAACTGTGCATCTGCTTCTGAAACAAGTGCACCTTCTATTCCTGTGACTCATTCACCGACACTTAACTCCAGTGGTGCTGCTTTTTTATTATTGGAAAGTGATTCCCAACAAGCTAAAATTGAAACCGATGGGACTGCCACCGAAATCTTGACTGAGAGCGGTATCGATACATCAGCACTTTACAAAGAGCAAAGCTCAATCTGTCTAGACTCTAAAGACTCTGAACACAAGTTAACCTCTGGAATGCAACAGACTACTCAATTTTCCGAAATGCCTCTTCTGACGCCTGAGCTCACCGAAGAGGAGAGAGTAAATCCTCAATCTCTTGCATCCGAAATGCCTTCACTGACTCTCGCTGTCCGACTTTACAGTCAAAACACTAGCGTGGCACTGGAAAAATCACACTCACCTGTAAAAACAGATGACACAGGGACTTCTTCTGAAAGCACCTGTCCCAATTGGCCAATTACTGAACCCCTAGAAGGTGTCAGCCTACAGAACTCAATCCCAGACACTTGTATAGCAATATCTGCATCTCCTTCATTGGTCACACAATGGGAACCACCAGAGAAGAAGTCCAGACAGGAAGGACATGAACACACGCTCCTATCCACAGAACAAAACGCTGTGGACACACACACTGCTCAATTCAAAATGACAACTAACAGACATTTACAGCTCTCTACAGTAGCAGAGATTGATTTTATGTATGCTCACAACACTGCAGTGATTGATAACTCATGTCCTCCCTTTGTTTTATCAGATAGAGAGAACAAACAAACTTCTCTATGTCTTGAAGAGCAGTCCAGCTCTCTCACCTCGTCCCCAAGCCCTTTTGTGGATGCTACATCCTTTACTTCCACCATTTGGAAAAACCTCAGCTCCCAGAATCCAGCAGTGCTGATTGAAAGCTTACAGCCTGAGCTGGTAGTTGGTCTTAACAAAGGTGAGAGCAATCTCACAGACTATGCCCATGACACACTGCCCTACACCATGTGGTCCAATTCAAGCTGCCAACAGGACAAGTTTCCTGATTCTCTAAACTCTTCGGCATGCACCCAGGCATGGGGCAACCTTGAACCCAGCTCCATGCCGTGCTCAGAGTCAGAAATGACACCAAATCTACCCCCAGATCTGAAGCggcacaagatggaagcagctaAAGCTTGTGAGCTTGATGAGCAGTCTAGTACTCAGCAACTTCACGAGGATGAGATCAAAGGTCAAGAGTATTTTGAAGGTGCAAAGTCAGAAATCGAGGGGTCAGTGAGCGACTCGGATTCCTGTGAATCTGGAGATAAAGGCGCTGACAGCAGCAGTGAATCCAGTGAGGAGAATGCCATGAGTGACCCTGAGTTTATGGAAGGTGGTCTAGAACCAGGGGAAGTCTGCTCA tATCACATACAAACTGTTAAGAAGACAACCAAGAGTTGGCGTCACCCCGTAAGAAAGCCCACCGCAAGAGCAGTTCCCAGTGCAGTGAAACAGCAGGCTACCAGTGATGATG AGACAATAGAGGAGAGCTTAGCTGAAGAAGATGAGCCAGAGACTGAGGAATGGGCAAAGCCTTTAGTGCATCTGTGGCAGCACAGGAAAGCTCATCTACAGTATGAAAGAGAGTACAACACAACTGCAGCTAAAACCGCTCCACACTGTGCCGTCTGCACTCTCTTCATGCCATACTATCAG cCTGACAATTCAGAGGAGAAAAGGCATGAAGTCTTAATGAGTGCTGCTTCGGAGTCACATGAATCATGTCTACGGGAGTTGGGCTTGAGATCTCGACCCCTGATTCCTGAAATCTGCTTTGCATACGAGGAGGGTCCATGTCCCTTGAATACACTTCTGGAGGAGGATGGATCCAGTCCACTTGTGACCTGCAACAACTGCTGTGTTCAAGTTCACGCCA GTTGCTACGGTGTTGCTGCTCATGATGTTGGCCCAGTGTGGACATGTGACCGATGTGTAAGCGGAGACTTGGCAGCT GAATGCTGTTTGTGTAACCTGAGGGGAGGTGCATTAAAAAGAACCACAGATGACAG ATGGGCCCATGTGATGTGTGCTGTGGGTCTCCCTGAGGTGAAGTTCATTGATGTAGTGAAGAGGGCTCCTATTGACATCAGTGCCATACCTGTACAGAGATATAAGCTG ACACACACAACATGCACAGGCCCCTGA